In Parcubacteria group bacterium CG10_big_fil_rev_8_21_14_0_10_36_14, the following proteins share a genomic window:
- the miaB gene encoding tRNA (N6-isopentenyl adenosine(37)-C2)-methylthiotransferase MiaB: MPKDTKYYIATYGCQMNKSDSERIEALLESSGFKRASKAEDADLILLNTCSVRQTAEDRIYGALYNFSKLKRKKPHLLLGVTGCMAGRDKNGIIRKKLFSALQNGGIKGGPIDLFFEINDLAKLPEMISKKWKNKVKNTQKPYSSNYLSIAPKPAEWWRGSVVIQTGCSKYCTYCVVPYARGTEKNRSVNAILKEARALVKKGAKEIILLGQAVNSHPKFAEILKEINQLEGVNRISFASAHPMHMTPEIIKALALPKMVNYLHLPLQSGNNDILRRMNRNYTCEKYIKIIERVRKARPNIALATDIIVGFSGETRKQFQDTVSLYKKCDFDLSYNAMYSPRTGTSAYRALRDDVSREEKRRRWRILQELMEKNILRKNKKYFGKIVEVLVDGCRAGKCYGLSREYKRVVFKGDKFLIGKILNVKINKTKEWELEGEL; this comes from the coding sequence ATGCCGAAGGATACAAAATATTATATTGCTACTTATGGATGCCAGATGAATAAATCAGACAGCGAGAGAATTGAGGCACTATTGGAATCGAGTGGTTTTAAACGCGCTTCTAAAGCAGAAGATGCTGATTTAATTTTGCTCAATACTTGTTCTGTTCGGCAAACGGCAGAAGACCGGATATACGGAGCTCTTTATAACTTTTCTAAATTAAAGAGGAAGAAACCCCATTTATTACTTGGTGTGACGGGCTGTATGGCAGGAAGAGATAAGAATGGCATAATTCGTAAAAAATTATTTTCCGCTCTTCAGAATGGAGGAATAAAAGGAGGTCCAATAGATTTATTTTTTGAAATTAATGATTTAGCTAAGTTGCCGGAAATGATAAGTAAAAAATGGAAAAATAAAGTTAAAAATACCCAAAAGCCTTATAGTTCAAATTATTTGAGTATTGCGCCTAAGCCGGCTGAGTGGTGGAGAGGAAGTGTTGTGATTCAGACGGGATGCTCTAAATATTGTACATATTGTGTTGTTCCGTATGCGCGTGGAACAGAGAAGAACAGGTCGGTTAACGCGATTTTGAAAGAAGCTCGCGCATTGGTTAAAAAAGGAGCAAAAGAGATAATTTTGCTTGGGCAAGCGGTAAACAGTCATCCAAAATTTGCAGAAATATTAAAAGAAATAAATCAGCTGGAAGGTGTAAACCGCATTAGTTTTGCATCTGCTCACCCGATGCATATGACGCCGGAAATTATAAAGGCATTGGCATTGCCAAAAATGGTAAATTATTTACATTTGCCTCTTCAGTCGGGGAATAATGATATCTTGCGTCGGATGAATCGTAATTATACTTGCGAGAAATATATAAAAATTATTGAGCGCGTTCGCAAGGCGCGTCCGAATATTGCTCTTGCGACAGATATTATTGTTGGTTTTTCAGGGGAAACGCGCAAGCAGTTTCAAGATACGGTTAGTTTATATAAAAAGTGTGACTTTGATTTGAGTTATAATGCGATGTATTCTCCACGTACAGGCACATCTGCATATCGTGCGCTTCGTGATGATGTTTCTCGGGAAGAAAAACGTCGGAGGTGGCGGATTTTGCAGGAATTGATGGAAAAAAATATATTACGGAAAAATAAAAAATACTTTGGGAAAATTGTTGAAGTATTAGTTGATGGGTGTAGAGCAGGGAAGTGTTACGGTCTATCGCGAGAATATAAACGAGTAGTTTTTAAGGGCGACAAATTTTTAATCGGTAAGATTTTGAACGTAAAAATAAATAAAACAAAAGAATGGGAGCTGGAAGGGGAATTATAG
- a CDS encoding MarR family transcriptional regulator yields MESINPSLKIFINLSKILTENSRRFNGGLDGLGFNEFVILFHTNLSHDKKIRRTDLAEKMGLTASGVTRILAPMEKIGLIKREVAPRDARVSYVAITASGGRNLAETLEKAELFSEEVFPPTKLKKLTGLSDLLIELGGTIK; encoded by the coding sequence ATGGAATCAATAAACCCCTCACTAAAAATATTCATTAATCTCTCAAAAATCCTTACAGAAAATAGCCGTCGCTTTAATGGCGGTTTAGATGGACTTGGATTTAACGAATTCGTGATTTTATTCCACACCAATCTATCTCACGATAAAAAAATACGCAGAACTGATTTAGCTGAAAAAATGGGTCTTACCGCTTCGGGAGTAACGAGAATATTAGCTCCAATGGAAAAAATTGGCCTAATAAAAAGAGAAGTTGCTCCACGCGATGCGCGAGTAAGCTACGTTGCAATAACGGCAAGTGGCGGGCGTAATTTGGCTGAAACGCTTGAAAAGGCAGAATTATTTTCTGAGGAAGTATTTCCTCCCACTAAACTTAAAAAATTAACAGGCCTCTCGGATTTACTCATTGAGCTTGGCGGAACTATTAAATAA
- a CDS encoding DNA topology modulation protein FlaR gives MSLKGNKIFIVGMPASGKSTLAKKLSDILNIEKYDFDDIKFEKKFDIERTENKQVEIIKEILGKDSWIVEGALREPALPFWKNADLVIFLQISEFTPYKRIIFRYLKKLLSTKEKTVGSDFILLKRIYNYFHKPNNFLSLKKYQEYLKKYAKNYIIIKNNKDIQDLLKDTPI, from the coding sequence ATGTCGTTAAAAGGGAACAAAATATTTATAGTCGGCATGCCGGCATCAGGAAAATCAACTCTGGCAAAAAAATTGTCAGATATTTTAAATATAGAAAAATACGATTTTGACGATATCAAATTTGAAAAAAAATTTGATATAGAACGCACCGAGAATAAACAAGTAGAAATAATTAAAGAAATATTAGGTAAAGATTCCTGGATAGTTGAAGGCGCATTGCGCGAACCGGCCTTGCCTTTTTGGAAGAATGCTGACTTAGTAATATTTCTACAAATCTCAGAATTTACGCCTTATAAAAGAATTATATTCAGATATTTAAAAAAATTACTTTCTACAAAAGAAAAAACCGTAGGAAGCGATTTTATACTTTTGAAACGGATTTATAACTATTTTCACAAACCAAATAACTTTTTATCTTTAAAAAAATATCAGGAATACTTAAAAAAATACGCAAAAAACTATATAATCATAAAAAACAATAAAGATATTCAAGACCTACTAAAAGATACTCCTATTTGA
- a CDS encoding tRNA (adenosine(37)-N6)-dimethylallyltransferase MiaA produces the protein MKNKLQKLIVVLGPTASGKTELAIKLAKKFNGEIVNADSRAIYRDMKVGTDRPEKNEGGVRHHLVGFLLPDKDFNLAEYKQLAVGKINDILRRGKQPFLVGGTWLYISAITDNLEIPNVKPNKSWRKAQEKFQSETLYKKLQRLDLSAAERIHQNDKRRIIRALEVIHFSGQPISKQQKKGKPIFNVLKIGIKRDLDEVEKRVKKRIKIKMGDALIREIRRLLKKYSSNLPAMSSLGYPEMIKYIKGELSKEDAFFLLAKNTRRFARYQINTFRQDKNIKWVKNLQDASNKIKGFLKK, from the coding sequence ATGAAAAATAAATTACAAAAATTAATTGTTGTGCTTGGGCCAACTGCGAGCGGTAAGACAGAACTCGCTATAAAACTAGCAAAGAAATTTAATGGCGAGATTGTTAATGCTGATTCGCGGGCGATTTATCGCGATATGAAAGTGGGTACCGATAGACCAGAAAAAAATGAAGGTGGCGTGCGTCATCATCTTGTTGGTTTTCTCCTGCCGGACAAGGATTTTAATTTAGCAGAATATAAACAACTAGCCGTGGGTAAGATAAATGATATTTTGCGTCGGGGAAAACAGCCTTTTTTGGTAGGCGGAACATGGCTTTATATTTCTGCAATTACGGATAATTTAGAAATCCCAAATGTAAAACCAAATAAATCCTGGCGCAAGGCACAGGAGAAATTTCAATCGGAAACGCTTTACAAAAAATTGCAAAGATTGGATTTATCGGCAGCAGAACGAATTCATCAAAATGATAAGCGCAGAATTATTCGCGCTCTTGAAGTAATTCATTTCAGTGGACAGCCAATATCAAAACAACAGAAAAAGGGCAAACCGATTTTTAATGTTTTGAAAATTGGAATAAAAAGAGATTTGGACGAGGTGGAGAAGAGAGTAAAGAAAAGAATAAAGATAAAAATGGGGGATGCATTAATTCGTGAGATCCGCCGTCTTTTAAAAAAATATAGCTCAAACTTGCCGGCGATGTCCAGCTTGGGTTATCCGGAAATGATAAAATATATAAAAGGCGAGCTTTCCAAAGAAGATGCGTTTTTTCTTCTGGCAAAGAACACGCGAAGGTTTGCAAGGTATCAGATAAATACTTTTCGTCAGGATAAAAATATTAAATGGGTGAAGAACTTGCAAGATGCAAGCAATAAAATAAAGGGTTTTCTAAAAAAATAA